In Sinorhizobium numidicum, the following proteins share a genomic window:
- the nuoK gene encoding NADH-quinone oxidoreductase subunit NuoK produces the protein MVPLWWYISLGVVLFVIGAAGVLLRRNILVVLMSLELLLNSVNINFIAFGRHYDDFRGQIFAIFVIAITAAEVAVALGILVALVRNKPTLKVDDVTMMKG, from the coding sequence ATGGTTCCGCTCTGGTGGTACATTTCGCTCGGAGTGGTCCTGTTCGTCATCGGAGCGGCGGGCGTGCTGCTCAGGCGCAATATCCTGGTCGTGCTGATGTCGCTGGAGCTGCTGCTCAACTCGGTCAACATCAACTTCATCGCTTTCGGGCGTCACTACGACGATTTCCGCGGGCAGATCTTCGCGATCTTCGTCATCGCAATCACCGCGGCGGAGGTTGCCGTCGCCCTCGGTATCTTGGTCGCCCTCGTGAGGAACAAGCCCACCCTCAAGGTCGACGACGTGACCATGATGAAAGGATAG
- a CDS encoding NADH-quinone oxidoreductase subunit J family protein: MGQGFFLLFATVSVITALTVVVARNPVHSALALMACFLQISAVFVLLEAPLLAVIQIFVYVGAIMVLFLFVIMMIDVREAVLQRFLPGGNLPALALLVVLGVEMLVLVLWSDRFSVAEPVALRGGDEIRELSTTLFADYLLPFEVASVILLAALVGAIVLARKESG, encoded by the coding sequence ATGGGCCAGGGGTTCTTTCTTCTGTTCGCTACGGTGTCCGTGATCACGGCCCTGACGGTGGTCGTGGCGCGCAATCCGGTTCACAGCGCATTGGCGCTGATGGCGTGTTTCCTGCAGATCTCTGCAGTTTTCGTCTTGCTCGAGGCGCCGTTGCTCGCGGTCATCCAGATCTTCGTCTATGTCGGCGCGATCATGGTCCTGTTCCTGTTCGTGATCATGATGATCGATGTGCGCGAAGCTGTGTTGCAGCGGTTTTTGCCGGGCGGCAACCTGCCGGCCCTGGCGCTGCTCGTTGTGCTTGGGGTCGAGATGCTTGTGCTGGTACTCTGGAGCGACCGCTTTTCGGTCGCGGAGCCTGTCGCTTTGCGCGGCGGCGATGAGATCAGAGAGCTCAGCACGACACTTTTCGCCGACTATCTCCTGCCGTTTGAAGTCGCCTCTGTCATCCTGCTGGCCGCGCTGGTCGGCGCCATAGTGCTGGCGCGCAAGGAGTCGGGGTGA
- a CDS encoding DUF899 family protein, with amino-acid sequence MGITFPNESSEYRAARDKLLQREAALRREMESVAAEIRALPPGRAVSEDYEFDHIDAKGRSAKVRLSELFRPGTDTLILYHCMFPRHRSDKRRKPSSGPMAELPVEEGPCPSCTALLDNWEGAVPHVEGLGANIAAVAKAPIEQVAAFAAHRGWRNLKLLSAANNSFKRDYHGEDEEGQQLPILTVFHKGADGAIRLSWASELLFLPPEPGQDPRHLGTVEPMWTLLDLTPGGRPNADEQIEYQC; translated from the coding sequence ATGGGCATAACGTTTCCGAACGAAAGTTCAGAGTATCGCGCCGCTCGCGACAAGCTACTGCAGCGCGAAGCAGCGCTCAGGCGCGAAATGGAATCAGTGGCCGCGGAGATCCGAGCACTCCCGCCGGGTCGGGCCGTTTCCGAGGACTACGAATTCGACCATATTGACGCAAAGGGGAGATCAGCGAAGGTGCGACTCTCCGAACTGTTTCGGCCCGGCACCGATACCTTGATCCTCTACCACTGCATGTTCCCTCGCCATCGCAGCGACAAGCGGCGGAAACCGAGCAGCGGGCCGATGGCAGAGCTGCCGGTCGAGGAGGGGCCGTGCCCATCCTGTACTGCTCTACTCGACAACTGGGAGGGAGCGGTACCGCACGTAGAGGGTCTCGGAGCAAACATAGCGGCTGTGGCAAAGGCGCCGATCGAGCAGGTTGCGGCCTTCGCGGCGCATCGGGGCTGGCGCAATTTGAAGCTCCTTTCTGCCGCGAACAACAGCTTCAAACGCGACTATCACGGCGAGGACGAGGAGGGCCAGCAATTGCCGATCCTTACCGTGTTCCACAAAGGCGCGGACGGGGCGATCAGGCTGAGCTGGGCCTCTGAGCTGTTGTTCCTCCCGCCCGAGCCGGGGCAGGACCCACGACATTTAGGCACGGTCGAGCCGATGTGGACCCTCTTGGACCTCACTCCTGGAGGGCGGCCGAACGCTGACGAGCAGATCGAATACCAATGCTAA
- the ppk2 gene encoding polyphosphate kinase 2 has product MKKSKEEAGTPEWLEAELADTLDEDYELELSEPALSEEIRRIHRKVRPATIPRIDYFRALLALQAELIKLQDWVAYHKEKVVVIFEGRDSAGKGGVIKRITQRLNPRVVRAVALPAPSDRERTQWYFQRYVPHLPAGGEIVLFDRSWYNRSGVERVMGFATEDEVEQFFRDVPAFERMLVGSGIRLVKYWFSITDEEQQMRFLMRIHDPLKQWKLSPMDLQSRVRWESYTKAKEETFARTNIPEAPWYIVEGNDKKRARLNCIDHLLSLIPYEEVPHEDVTLPERVFNPDYERKVLPPELYVPSKY; this is encoded by the coding sequence ATGAAGAAGTCAAAGGAGGAAGCCGGAACTCCGGAATGGCTCGAGGCCGAACTGGCCGATACGCTCGACGAGGACTACGAACTCGAGCTTTCCGAGCCGGCTCTGTCGGAAGAGATCCGCAGAATTCACCGCAAGGTTCGCCCCGCGACGATTCCGCGTATCGACTATTTTCGCGCCTTGCTTGCGCTGCAGGCCGAGCTGATCAAGCTGCAGGATTGGGTGGCCTATCATAAGGAGAAGGTCGTTGTCATCTTCGAGGGTCGCGATTCTGCCGGCAAGGGCGGCGTGATCAAGCGCATTACCCAGCGCCTCAACCCGCGCGTCGTGCGAGCGGTGGCTCTGCCGGCTCCTTCGGACCGCGAAAGAACGCAATGGTATTTCCAACGCTACGTGCCGCACCTGCCGGCCGGAGGCGAAATCGTGCTCTTCGACAGATCGTGGTACAACCGCTCCGGTGTCGAGCGCGTCATGGGCTTTGCGACCGAAGACGAGGTCGAACAATTCTTCAGGGACGTGCCCGCGTTCGAACGGATGCTGGTGGGCTCCGGCATTCGACTCGTGAAGTATTGGTTTTCGATCACCGACGAGGAGCAGCAGATGCGGTTTCTCATGCGTATCCATGATCCGCTGAAACAGTGGAAGCTCTCACCCATGGACTTGCAGTCGCGGGTGCGCTGGGAGTCCTATACGAAGGCGAAGGAGGAAACCTTCGCCCGTACCAACATCCCCGAAGCGCCTTGGTATATCGTGGAGGGCAACGACAAGAAGCGGGCGCGCCTGAACTGCATCGATCACCTGCTCAGCCTGATCCCCTATGAGGAGGTGCCGCACGAGGACGTCACCCTACCGGAGCGCGTCTTCAACCCTGACTATGAGCGCAAGGTCCTGCCGCCGGAACTCTACGTACCTTCAAAGTACTGA
- a CDS encoding DUF445 domain-containing protein, with product MAPDRIRSLDTPTPSSPPGTIPPARTEDALRRRLKRNRALATSLLVAMGAVFVATHFIADPNFSTRLLRSTSEAGIIGGLADWFAVTALFRHPLGLPIPHTAIIPNSQERIGQTLGRFIERHFLTKEVLLQKLRNAHAAQRFATWLSAPATAPIIANAVVAALPYLVRSLDSRDLREFARRTLGKQVQQADIAPVIGRAIHMVTESGEADVLFERVLGVSARWLEENREQIYDLVKQRSRWWIPRTINRKIADAIITGCADLLNDLREPESEVRLKFREALAHLIDELTNSPEQRQQINASKNRILEHPDVQAWVAALWHETSRVMLDDLSHPTSKARAAVERICMLLGRTLAADEAMLKHMDAFLEELAVYLVSWRHEISTFVAEVVRSWDSPTLVERLELVVGSDLQYIRMNGTIVGALAGCLIFLASQLIG from the coding sequence ATGGCACCGGATCGTATTCGATCACTTGACACCCCAACCCCATCCTCGCCCCCCGGAACTATTCCGCCGGCCCGTACCGAAGACGCCCTGCGGCGGCGCCTCAAGCGCAATCGCGCTTTGGCGACATCCCTTCTTGTCGCCATGGGCGCTGTCTTCGTGGCCACACACTTCATCGCCGATCCCAACTTCTCGACAAGGCTCCTGCGCTCCACAAGCGAAGCGGGAATCATCGGCGGGCTTGCCGACTGGTTCGCGGTGACCGCGCTCTTTCGGCACCCGTTGGGCCTGCCTATTCCGCACACGGCAATCATTCCAAACAGCCAGGAGCGCATCGGACAGACGCTGGGCCGCTTCATCGAACGCCATTTCCTGACCAAGGAAGTGCTCTTGCAGAAGTTGCGAAACGCCCACGCCGCGCAGCGGTTTGCGACCTGGCTGTCGGCCCCGGCGACCGCACCGATCATCGCCAATGCTGTTGTCGCAGCGTTGCCCTATCTCGTTCGCTCGCTGGACAGTCGCGACCTGCGCGAGTTCGCCCGGCGGACTCTCGGCAAGCAGGTCCAGCAGGCCGACATCGCGCCCGTCATCGGGCGTGCGATTCACATGGTGACGGAAAGCGGCGAGGCCGATGTCCTGTTCGAGCGCGTGCTCGGCGTGTCCGCCCGATGGCTCGAAGAGAACCGGGAGCAGATCTACGACCTCGTCAAGCAACGCAGTCGCTGGTGGATACCCCGGACGATAAACCGAAAAATTGCCGACGCGATCATCACCGGTTGTGCCGATCTCCTCAACGACCTGCGGGAGCCGGAGAGCGAAGTCCGGCTGAAATTTCGTGAGGCGCTCGCCCATTTGATCGATGAGCTCACCAATTCGCCGGAGCAGCGCCAGCAGATCAACGCTTCCAAAAATCGTATCCTCGAGCATCCGGATGTTCAGGCCTGGGTCGCTGCGCTGTGGCACGAGACCTCGCGGGTGATGCTCGACGATCTGTCGCACCCAACCTCAAAGGCGCGCGCGGCCGTTGAGAGGATCTGCATGCTCCTCGGCCGGACGCTTGCGGCCGACGAAGCGATGTTGAAGCATATGGACGCGTTTCTCGAGGAACTGGCCGTCTATCTGGTCTCTTGGCGTCACGAGATTAGTACCTTTGTAGCCGAAGTCGTCAGAAGCTGGGACAGCCCGACGCTCGTGGAGCGCCTGGAACTCGTCGTCGGCAGCGATCTCCAGTACATCCGGATGAACGGTACGATCGTCGGCGCCTTGGCTGGATGCCTCATCTTTCTCGCCTCTCAATTGATCGGGTGA
- a CDS encoding aldose epimerase family protein → MRVDPNISRMWHRSVLGAAVLGMGVLLTGTSAGAGSVDSTPFGNTQDGKAVDLYTLTNDKGASVKFITYGGIITAINVPDRWGKLGNIVLGFKELADYETKNPYFGALIGRYGNRIGGAKFTLDGTQYQLAANNGPNSLHGGTKGFDKVVWSVEPLTNVSGAAARLSYTSKDGEEGYPGMLTVRVVYTLTNDNELRIDYEAMTDKPTVVNLTSHSYFNLAGDGAGGIDDHILTINADRYTPVDATLIPTGQLASVTDTPFDFREGMPIGARIRSDDPQLVYGRGYDHNFVLNRMGSGLSLAARVYEPRSGRIMEISTTEPGVQFYSGNFLDATLVGAAGQQYRQTDGFCLETQHFPDSPNKPSFPTTVLKPGETLKSTTVHKFSTDAS, encoded by the coding sequence ATGCGGGTCGATCCTAACATATCGCGTATGTGGCATAGATCAGTGCTCGGCGCGGCCGTGCTCGGCATGGGCGTGCTGCTGACGGGAACGAGCGCCGGAGCCGGCTCTGTGGACAGCACCCCATTCGGAAACACGCAGGACGGCAAAGCCGTCGATCTTTATACGCTCACCAACGACAAGGGCGCGTCCGTCAAGTTCATCACCTATGGCGGCATCATCACGGCGATTAACGTGCCCGACCGCTGGGGCAAGCTCGGCAATATCGTGCTTGGGTTCAAGGAACTCGCCGACTACGAAACCAAGAACCCCTATTTCGGCGCGTTGATCGGGCGCTACGGCAATCGCATCGGCGGCGCGAAGTTCACGCTCGACGGCACGCAGTACCAGCTCGCCGCCAATAACGGGCCGAACAGCCTGCATGGCGGCACGAAAGGCTTCGACAAGGTCGTCTGGTCGGTCGAGCCGCTGACCAACGTGAGCGGCGCCGCAGCGCGGCTCAGCTACACGAGCAAGGATGGCGAGGAAGGCTATCCCGGCATGCTCACGGTCCGGGTCGTCTATACCCTCACTAACGACAACGAGCTGCGCATCGACTACGAAGCGATGACGGATAAACCGACCGTCGTTAATCTCACGAGTCACTCCTACTTCAATCTCGCCGGTGACGGCGCGGGCGGGATCGACGATCACATCCTCACGATCAACGCCGATCGCTACACTCCAGTCGATGCGACCTTGATCCCCACCGGACAGCTCGCCTCCGTGACCGACACGCCATTCGACTTCCGCGAGGGCATGCCGATCGGCGCACGCATCCGCTCGGACGATCCACAGCTAGTCTATGGCCGCGGATACGATCATAACTTCGTGCTGAATCGGATGGGTAGTGGGCTTTCGCTCGCCGCGCGAGTCTACGAGCCGCGCTCGGGCCGGATCATGGAGATCTCGACCACCGAGCCCGGCGTCCAGTTCTACAGCGGCAACTTCCTCGATGCGACGCTCGTCGGCGCGGCCGGTCAGCAATACCGCCAGACCGATGGCTTCTGCCTCGAGACGCAGCACTTCCCGGATTCGCCGAACAAGCCGTCCTTTCCGACGACGGTTCTGAAGCCGGGCGAAACGTTGAAATCGACGACGGTACACAAGTTCTCCACCGATGCGTCCTAG
- the pqqE gene encoding pyrroloquinoline quinone biosynthesis protein PqqE, with product MNDSVTIADDAARNILRAPPPMAMLAELTHRCPLACPYCSNPIELTRANEELSTEEWIGVFKQAAALGVLHLHLSGGEPAARRDLAELTKAAASFGLYTNLITSGVGLTEARINNLADAGLDHVQLSIQGVSAEGADWISGYEGGYERKIAVAGWVDKARIPLTLNAVCHRQNLDQVDDMITLAIRLKARRIEVATVQFHGWAERNKAALMPTREQVERATTTVDEAREKYQGILVIDYVPADYYSTYPKACMGGWGRVGLNVTPSGRVLPCHAAETIPSLSFKNVREGSLSEIWYESDAFNAYRGEDWMPELCRSCERKKVDFGGCRCQAMALAGDPGATDPVCVKSPLRGRLTRETDQLSATSSVTLTYRGR from the coding sequence ATGAACGATAGCGTCACCATTGCAGACGACGCTGCTCGCAACATTTTGCGCGCGCCTCCTCCGATGGCGATGTTGGCGGAGTTGACGCATCGATGTCCATTGGCTTGCCCGTATTGCTCCAATCCAATCGAGTTGACGCGGGCAAACGAGGAGCTTTCGACCGAGGAATGGATAGGCGTCTTCAAGCAAGCCGCCGCTCTCGGCGTGCTGCATCTGCATTTGTCGGGCGGGGAGCCCGCGGCGCGACGGGATTTGGCTGAGTTGACGAAGGCAGCCGCCTCGTTCGGACTCTATACCAACCTGATCACTTCGGGTGTGGGCTTGACTGAAGCCAGAATTAACAACCTGGCGGATGCCGGACTCGACCACGTTCAGCTTTCCATCCAGGGCGTTTCTGCTGAAGGGGCCGATTGGATCAGCGGCTATGAAGGCGGTTATGAGCGAAAGATCGCTGTCGCAGGCTGGGTGGACAAGGCCCGGATCCCGCTGACACTGAATGCCGTCTGTCACAGGCAGAACTTGGACCAGGTCGATGACATGATCACGCTTGCCATCAGGCTCAAGGCGCGGCGCATCGAGGTCGCAACGGTGCAGTTTCACGGCTGGGCCGAGCGCAACAAGGCGGCTCTCATGCCCACCCGCGAGCAAGTCGAGCGTGCAACGACGACAGTCGACGAGGCGCGCGAGAAGTATCAAGGCATACTGGTGATCGACTATGTGCCGGCTGATTATTATTCCACGTATCCAAAGGCGTGCATGGGCGGCTGGGGACGAGTGGGCCTGAACGTTACGCCGTCGGGGCGTGTGCTTCCCTGCCACGCGGCGGAAACGATTCCGAGCCTGTCCTTCAAGAATGTGCGCGAAGGCTCACTCTCCGAGATTTGGTACGAGAGCGACGCGTTCAACGCCTATCGCGGTGAGGACTGGATGCCGGAGCTCTGTCGGAGTTGCGAGCGCAAGAAGGTTGATTTCGGTGGCTGCCGTTGTCAAGCGATGGCGCTTGCCGGCGACCCGGGCGCGACGGATCCGGTTTGCGTTAAATCGCCGCTGCGCGGCCGCTTGACGCGGGAAACAGACCAACTTTCGGCGACATCATCGGTTACCTTAACCTACCGCGGTCGGTAG
- the pqqD gene encoding pyrroloquinoline quinone biosynthesis peptide chaperone PqqD, which translates to MTADASVISGPSVVKLARGVRLHDDPVRGRKVLLAPERAMALDDIAVLIVQALDGKRSLDRIAADFAAEFDAPVVQITNDVSAFAKELAVRRMLEIVE; encoded by the coding sequence ATGACCGCCGATGCGTCTGTGATATCGGGTCCAAGCGTCGTCAAATTGGCCCGTGGCGTACGGCTGCACGATGATCCGGTTCGCGGCCGGAAAGTTTTATTGGCACCGGAACGTGCCATGGCCCTCGACGACATCGCCGTCCTCATCGTGCAAGCCCTCGATGGCAAGCGAAGTCTCGATCGGATCGCCGCGGACTTTGCCGCGGAGTTCGACGCGCCCGTCGTCCAGATTACAAATGACGTCAGCGCTTTCGCCAAGGAGCTTGCCGTCCGCCGCATGCTGGAGATCGTCGAATGA
- the pqqC gene encoding pyrroloquinoline-quinone synthase PqqC: MTTAADRRAFHARLLDIGKERYHDKHPFHVMLHGGRCTMTQVRAWVINRYYYQSRIPMKDAAFLSRCDDPDLRRSWRSRIEDHDGGIDEGGGIRRWLRLAEAVGLDPDYVASTRGVLPSTRFAVDAYVSFVRQQPLLEAVASSLTELFAPKIHSERIAGLLEHYAFADHEALAYFRQRLAEAPRDVEFGLAYVLDHADTREKQDAAAAALTFKTDVLWSQLDSLYSAYVAPGRIPPGGWDGREGLLGERASTEAAE; encoded by the coding sequence TTGACGACGGCAGCTGACAGGAGGGCTTTTCACGCCCGCCTTTTGGATATCGGGAAGGAGCGCTATCACGACAAGCATCCCTTTCACGTGATGCTCCACGGTGGTCGGTGCACGATGACGCAAGTTCGCGCCTGGGTCATCAATCGTTACTACTACCAGAGCCGGATTCCGATGAAGGACGCGGCCTTCTTGTCGCGTTGCGACGACCCTGACCTGCGTCGCTCATGGCGCTCCCGTATCGAAGACCATGACGGCGGCATTGATGAAGGCGGCGGCATCCGACGTTGGCTGCGTCTCGCTGAGGCAGTTGGTCTCGATCCCGACTACGTCGCTTCGACAAGGGGCGTCCTGCCTTCGACCCGATTCGCCGTGGACGCTTATGTGTCGTTCGTGCGTCAGCAGCCGTTGCTCGAGGCGGTGGCATCCTCGCTGACTGAGCTCTTTGCGCCAAAAATCCATTCGGAACGTATCGCCGGGCTTCTGGAGCACTATGCGTTCGCGGATCATGAGGCGCTCGCCTACTTCCGCCAAAGGCTGGCCGAGGCGCCTCGGGACGTTGAATTCGGTCTCGCCTATGTCCTCGATCACGCCGACACGAGGGAAAAGCAGGATGCAGCCGCTGCGGCGCTCACCTTCAAAACCGATGTGCTGTGGTCTCAACTCGATTCGCTTTATTCGGCCTATGTCGCGCCCGGTCGGATCCCACCGGGAGGTTGGGATGGTCGCGAAGGTCTTCTCGGGGAGCGGGCTTCGACGGAGGCAGCAGAATGA